The Rhopalosiphum maidis isolate BTI-1 chromosome 1, ASM367621v3, whole genome shotgun sequence genome has a segment encoding these proteins:
- the LOC113549708 gene encoding centrosomal protein of 135 kDa-like isoform X1 codes for MNQTEQNERFESIRYQLDALGYRQFMPLDSIDLVSQLIEDLLHTTDSLKQYKNIAQNTLEIARNLEAKSAPYLRDNCSLIQEHNELQLKLKKELENIKILENKIGILEYEKKEWKQENEKLIKKVEHLEDEAVTKNAKLLELGNLFLIPQLETKSKEFKSLRPLIQIDNSDNYKNRDENKESFQKENNILKEKVKELYKETEHLKKNIKHTKFLSSKYSPKQQNQTIKNDANTYIDLRADNEVLRRQLDEALANHSEAMFHLTRVTEEKKSLQRSLNEYINNHCNCDKDISVILENNTCLLELKTKNQSLESEICEYENKLKKSLNDQKQLLEKINLSKNIETELMSEIEKISEENRLQSQKISQLEQNIQKSKLDKNINTMPWQENKCYTCSNKSVNELKRTFDAERKDYEKKLEKINKSQLDPLRQEKRSNDLEIAVSKLRAERDEYLYEINCLKKQYNVEILDLKKKIEEMKTEEYERLDRQNILKLRREKDEFAEEIIGLKKEIDFLNSQLKKTRDSVKNNEHNKWEYVKQLEDEKHQLIEKQRSLTWESANKLRESEKYLREISHLKAELNRLTAMMDDQKCSQDRLERTLQSTQFAQNATEEQLEHAHVRIEELKLINNKLNNQLIDEQQERHKSHNNIIAIDHQRDTLTNELEKKTKRILHLDSLVTDKEKQIQSLHTKLTDAAKKIANALSSQSETEKMCDHLKHELSNIKAENKLIESNSSGHQKEKKRLQNDLDMIVQDNKVLRSELEASKKQAEDLKMQLQVYVLEIRRVEEILEVKESERDEILEQFKTLNCEATQLESNNYSLESEAKSTKTLLREKEHRVTDLERKLVDKEDVISSYESQISNLTHQIVSLESQLSSGNNRISKLEQDLYACREICSTVDSAKFNLNERLGHVENLQHKAEEERLRLTDELTVMNTQLERERSKITTIEAVLSDSRQECMQLTIIKNDLKERLEDSEQKSKTLGELLERTKNELTMCHSTILTFEKEISSLKRQLNDVKFEKAKLEQARREYHSTTL; via the exons ATGAATCAAACTGAACAAAATGAGCGTTTTGAATCAATAAGATATCAATTGGATGCACTTGGCTATCGACAATTTATGCCACTTGATTCTATTGATCTTGTTAGTCAGCTAATAGAAGACTTATTGCATACAACTGACAGCTTAAAacagtacaaaaatattgctCAAAATACACTTGAGATTGCCCGAAACTTGGAAGCGAAATCTGCACCGTACTTACGAGATAATTGTTCACTTATTCAAGAACATAACGAattgcaattaaaattaaagaaagaacttgaaaatattaaaa tacttgaaaataaaattggtatcttggaatatgaaaaaaaagaatggaaacaagaaaatgaaaaacttattaaaaaagttgaacATTTGGAAGACGAAGCAGTtacaaaaaatgcaaaactTTTAGAATTGGGAAATCTTTTTTTGATACCACAACTTGaaactaaaa GTAAAGAATTCAAGTCTCTAAGGCctttaatacaaattgataattcagataattataaaaacagagatgaaaataaagaatcttttcaaaaagaaaataatattttaaaggaaaAAGTAAAAGAATTGTATAAAGAAactgaacatttaaaaaaaaatatcaagcaTACTAAATTtctg tctAGTAAATATTCACCTAAACAACAAAatcaaacgataaaaaatgatGCGAATACTTACATTGATTTGAGAGCTGATAATGAAGTTCTTCGAAGACAATTGgatg aaGCATTGGCAAATCATAGTGAAGCAATGTTTCATTTAACTAGAGTAACTGAAGAAAAAAAGTCTCTTCAACGATCCCTTAATGAGTATATCAACAACCATTGTAATTGTGATaag gatataagtgttatattagaaaataatacatgcTTGTTagaactaaaaacaaaaaatcagtCTCTGGAATCTGAGATATgtgaatatgaaaataaacttaaaaaatctcTCAATGATCAAAAAcagttattagaaaaaataaacttatcaaaaaatatag aaaCTGAGTTAATGTcagaaatagaaaaaatatctgaAGAGAACCGTTTACaatcacaaaaaatatcacaacttgaacaaaatatacaaaagtcaa aattagataaaaatatcaatactatGCCATGgcaagaaaataaatgttatacatgtTCCAACAAGTCAGTAAATGAACTTAAACGAACCTTTGATGCAGAACGAAAAGATTATgagaaaaaattagaaaaaataaataaatctcaaCTTGATCCATTAAGACAAGAGAAAAGGTCAAATGATTTAGAAATAGCAGTGAGTAAACTACGAGCAGAACGAGATGAATACTTATATGAAATCAACTGTTTAaagaaacaatataatgtagaa atcttagatttaaaaaaaaaaatagaagaaatgAAAACAGAAGAATATGAAAGATTAGATagacaaaacattttaaagctCAGAAGAGAAAAAGACGAATTTGCTGAAGAAataattggtttaaaaaaagaaattgattTCTTGAATTCCCAACTTAAG aaaACTAGAGATTCTGTAAAGAATAATGAACACAATAAATGGGAATATGTTAAACAATTGGAAGATGAAAAACACCAGTTGATTGAAAAACAACGTTCACTGACATGGGAAAGTGCCAATAAACTACGAGAATCAGAGAAATATCTTAGAGAAATTTCTCATTTAAAAGCAGAATTAAATAGACTTACTGCTATGATGGATGATCAAAA ATGTAGTCAAGATCGTCTTGAACGGACACTGCAATCTACACAGTTTGCTCAAAATGCTACTGAAGAACAATTAGAACATGCACATGTTCGAATAGAAGAATTAaaactcataaataataaacttaataatcaaTTGATTGATGAACAACAAGAACGACATAAATCTCACAACAACATAATTGCTATTGACCATCAACGTGATACATTAaca aatgaACTGGAGAAAAAAACCAAGCGTATTCTTCATCTAGATTCATTAGTCACAGATAAAGAAAAACAGATTCAATCATTACATACAAAACTAACAGATGCTGCTAAAAAAATTGc TAACGCTTTAAGTTCACAATCAGAAACAGAAAAGATGTGTGATCATTTAAAACATGAACTTTCTAATATCAAAGCagagaataaattaattgaaagtaACTCTAGTGGTCATCAAAAAGAAAAGAA gagacttcaaaatgatttagaTATGATTGTTCAAGATAATAAAGTCTTGCGTTCTGAATTAGAAGCATCCAAAAAACAAGCAGAAGATTTGAAAATGCAATTACAAGTATATGTATTAGAAATAAGAAGAGTGGAAGAGATACTTGAAGTGAAAGAATCTGAAAGGGATGAAATACTAGAACAATTTAAGACATTAAATTGTGAGGCTACTCAGTTAGAAAGTAACAACTATAGTCTTGAAAGTGAAGCCAAATCTACTAAGACACTTCTTAGAGAAAAAGAACATAGAGTAACTGATTTAGAACGTAAACTAGTGGACAAAGAAGATGTTATATCAAGTTATGAATCACAA ataTCTAATCTAACTCATCAAATAGTATCATTAGAATCTCAATTGTCTTCTGGAAACAATCGTATTTCTAAATTGGAACAAGACTTATATGCTTGTAGAGAAATATGTTCAACTGTAGATTCAGCTAAGTTTAATTTGAATGAACGATTAGGCCATGTTGAAAATTTACAGCACAAAGCAGAAGAAGAACGTTTGAGATTAACAGATGAGCTAACTGTGATGAATACACAGTTAGAAAGAGAACGTTcaaaaataactacaatagAAGCAGTATTGAGTGATTCTAGGCAAGAATGTATGCAATTAACCATtatcaaaaatgatttaaaagaaAGGCTGGAAGATAGtgaacaaaaatcaaaaactctCGGGGAGTTAct ggaaagaacaaaaaatgaattaaccaTGTGTCATTCTacaatattaacttttgaaaaagaaataagCTCATTAAAAAGACAGCTTAACgatgtaaaatttgaaaaagcaAAGTTAGAACAAGCTAGAAg ggaGTATCACAGCACAACATTATGA
- the LOC113549708 gene encoding centrosomal protein of 135 kDa-like isoform X2 encodes MNQTEQNERFESIRYQLDALGYRQFMPLDSIDLVSQLIEDLLHTTDSLKQYKNIAQNTLEIARNLEAKSAPYLRDNCSLIQEHNELQLKLKKELENIKILENKIGILEYEKKEWKQENEKLIKKVEHLEDEAVTKNAKLLELGNLFLIPQLETKSKEFKSLRPLIQIDNSDNYKNRDENKESFQKENNILKEKVKELYKETEHLKKNIKHTKFLSSKYSPKQQNQTIKNDANTYIDLRADNEVLRRQLDEALANHSEAMFHLTRVTEEKKSLQRSLNEYINNHCNCDKDISVILENNTCLLELKTKNQSLESEICEYENKLKKSLNDQKQLLEKINLSKNIETELMSEIEKISEENRLQSQKISQLEQNIQKSKLDKNINTMPWQENKCYTCSNKSVNELKRTFDAERKDYEKKLEKINKSQLDPLRQEKRSNDLEIAILDLKKKIEEMKTEEYERLDRQNILKLRREKDEFAEEIIGLKKEIDFLNSQLKKTRDSVKNNEHNKWEYVKQLEDEKHQLIEKQRSLTWESANKLRESEKYLREISHLKAELNRLTAMMDDQKCSQDRLERTLQSTQFAQNATEEQLEHAHVRIEELKLINNKLNNQLIDEQQERHKSHNNIIAIDHQRDTLTNELEKKTKRILHLDSLVTDKEKQIQSLHTKLTDAAKKIANALSSQSETEKMCDHLKHELSNIKAENKLIESNSSGHQKEKKRLQNDLDMIVQDNKVLRSELEASKKQAEDLKMQLQVYVLEIRRVEEILEVKESERDEILEQFKTLNCEATQLESNNYSLESEAKSTKTLLREKEHRVTDLERKLVDKEDVISSYESQISNLTHQIVSLESQLSSGNNRISKLEQDLYACREICSTVDSAKFNLNERLGHVENLQHKAEEERLRLTDELTVMNTQLERERSKITTIEAVLSDSRQECMQLTIIKNDLKERLEDSEQKSKTLGELLERTKNELTMCHSTILTFEKEISSLKRQLNDVKFEKAKLEQARREYHSTTL; translated from the exons ATGAATCAAACTGAACAAAATGAGCGTTTTGAATCAATAAGATATCAATTGGATGCACTTGGCTATCGACAATTTATGCCACTTGATTCTATTGATCTTGTTAGTCAGCTAATAGAAGACTTATTGCATACAACTGACAGCTTAAAacagtacaaaaatattgctCAAAATACACTTGAGATTGCCCGAAACTTGGAAGCGAAATCTGCACCGTACTTACGAGATAATTGTTCACTTATTCAAGAACATAACGAattgcaattaaaattaaagaaagaacttgaaaatattaaaa tacttgaaaataaaattggtatcttggaatatgaaaaaaaagaatggaaacaagaaaatgaaaaacttattaaaaaagttgaacATTTGGAAGACGAAGCAGTtacaaaaaatgcaaaactTTTAGAATTGGGAAATCTTTTTTTGATACCACAACTTGaaactaaaa GTAAAGAATTCAAGTCTCTAAGGCctttaatacaaattgataattcagataattataaaaacagagatgaaaataaagaatcttttcaaaaagaaaataatattttaaaggaaaAAGTAAAAGAATTGTATAAAGAAactgaacatttaaaaaaaaatatcaagcaTACTAAATTtctg tctAGTAAATATTCACCTAAACAACAAAatcaaacgataaaaaatgatGCGAATACTTACATTGATTTGAGAGCTGATAATGAAGTTCTTCGAAGACAATTGgatg aaGCATTGGCAAATCATAGTGAAGCAATGTTTCATTTAACTAGAGTAACTGAAGAAAAAAAGTCTCTTCAACGATCCCTTAATGAGTATATCAACAACCATTGTAATTGTGATaag gatataagtgttatattagaaaataatacatgcTTGTTagaactaaaaacaaaaaatcagtCTCTGGAATCTGAGATATgtgaatatgaaaataaacttaaaaaatctcTCAATGATCAAAAAcagttattagaaaaaataaacttatcaaaaaatatag aaaCTGAGTTAATGTcagaaatagaaaaaatatctgaAGAGAACCGTTTACaatcacaaaaaatatcacaacttgaacaaaatatacaaaagtcaa aattagataaaaatatcaatactatGCCATGgcaagaaaataaatgttatacatgtTCCAACAAGTCAGTAAATGAACTTAAACGAACCTTTGATGCAGAACGAAAAGATTATgagaaaaaattagaaaaaataaataaatctcaaCTTGATCCATTAAGACAAGAGAAAAGGTCAAATGATTTAGAAATAGCA atcttagatttaaaaaaaaaaatagaagaaatgAAAACAGAAGAATATGAAAGATTAGATagacaaaacattttaaagctCAGAAGAGAAAAAGACGAATTTGCTGAAGAAataattggtttaaaaaaagaaattgattTCTTGAATTCCCAACTTAAG aaaACTAGAGATTCTGTAAAGAATAATGAACACAATAAATGGGAATATGTTAAACAATTGGAAGATGAAAAACACCAGTTGATTGAAAAACAACGTTCACTGACATGGGAAAGTGCCAATAAACTACGAGAATCAGAGAAATATCTTAGAGAAATTTCTCATTTAAAAGCAGAATTAAATAGACTTACTGCTATGATGGATGATCAAAA ATGTAGTCAAGATCGTCTTGAACGGACACTGCAATCTACACAGTTTGCTCAAAATGCTACTGAAGAACAATTAGAACATGCACATGTTCGAATAGAAGAATTAaaactcataaataataaacttaataatcaaTTGATTGATGAACAACAAGAACGACATAAATCTCACAACAACATAATTGCTATTGACCATCAACGTGATACATTAaca aatgaACTGGAGAAAAAAACCAAGCGTATTCTTCATCTAGATTCATTAGTCACAGATAAAGAAAAACAGATTCAATCATTACATACAAAACTAACAGATGCTGCTAAAAAAATTGc TAACGCTTTAAGTTCACAATCAGAAACAGAAAAGATGTGTGATCATTTAAAACATGAACTTTCTAATATCAAAGCagagaataaattaattgaaagtaACTCTAGTGGTCATCAAAAAGAAAAGAA gagacttcaaaatgatttagaTATGATTGTTCAAGATAATAAAGTCTTGCGTTCTGAATTAGAAGCATCCAAAAAACAAGCAGAAGATTTGAAAATGCAATTACAAGTATATGTATTAGAAATAAGAAGAGTGGAAGAGATACTTGAAGTGAAAGAATCTGAAAGGGATGAAATACTAGAACAATTTAAGACATTAAATTGTGAGGCTACTCAGTTAGAAAGTAACAACTATAGTCTTGAAAGTGAAGCCAAATCTACTAAGACACTTCTTAGAGAAAAAGAACATAGAGTAACTGATTTAGAACGTAAACTAGTGGACAAAGAAGATGTTATATCAAGTTATGAATCACAA ataTCTAATCTAACTCATCAAATAGTATCATTAGAATCTCAATTGTCTTCTGGAAACAATCGTATTTCTAAATTGGAACAAGACTTATATGCTTGTAGAGAAATATGTTCAACTGTAGATTCAGCTAAGTTTAATTTGAATGAACGATTAGGCCATGTTGAAAATTTACAGCACAAAGCAGAAGAAGAACGTTTGAGATTAACAGATGAGCTAACTGTGATGAATACACAGTTAGAAAGAGAACGTTcaaaaataactacaatagAAGCAGTATTGAGTGATTCTAGGCAAGAATGTATGCAATTAACCATtatcaaaaatgatttaaaagaaAGGCTGGAAGATAGtgaacaaaaatcaaaaactctCGGGGAGTTAct ggaaagaacaaaaaatgaattaaccaTGTGTCATTCTacaatattaacttttgaaaaagaaataagCTCATTAAAAAGACAGCTTAACgatgtaaaatttgaaaaagcaAAGTTAGAACAAGCTAGAAg ggaGTATCACAGCACAACATTATGA
- the LOC113549713 gene encoding macrophage migration inhibitory factor homolog: MPHFRLETNISKSKITSEVLKKISAAVAKTLGKPESYVVVTIVPDQLMAWGGDDTPCGTATLMSIGCLGVEQNKKHAAVLYPLLKKELGIPDDRLYIVFSDQSSSNVGYTGTTFQTIFG, translated from the exons ATGCCTCATTTTCGTttggaaacaaatatttccaAGTCTAAAATAACATCGGAGGTATTGAAAAAGATTTCTGCAGCTGTGGCTAAAACTCTTGGAAAACCAGAAtca TATGTAGTTGTAACTATTGTGCCTGATCAACTTATGGCATGGGGTGGAGATGATACCCCCTGTGGTACAGCTACATTAATGAGTATTGGTTGCCTAGGCGTTGAACAGAATAAGAAACATGCCGCTGTATTGTATcctcttttaaaaaaagaactaGGCATTCCAGATGACAG ATTATACATAGTGTTTTCGGACCAAAGTTCATCCAATGTTGGTTATACCGGAACAACCTTTCAAACAATTTTcggataa
- the LOC113549711 gene encoding calnexin-like: MAKIKLLACIAVLVVQLTFGEEEPPSDVSVESVPYTSPTLTKEGVYLAEHFDNPLSLGKKWIKSNSKKPDVDEELAQYDGKWSIDELERFPLKGDRGLVLASESRHAAISSKLDKPFKFDSGKTLVVQYEVAFQKPHTCGGAYLKLLTEGPHVKDLTQFNDKTPYSIMFGPDKCGPTSKVHFIIRHKNPRNNTITEKHCLKLKTEETVFTDHQPHLFTLVVKPDNSYSFFLDQELQYEGDLLSEDDFNPPINPPKEIVDKNDLKPDDWDERSKIPDESAVKPDDWDESEPESIPDESSSMPDDWLEEEPTHIPDTAAVKPTDWDNDMDGEWEPPLINNPKCEDRSGCGPWSRPLMKNPKFKGKWKQPLIDNPNYRGKWTPRLIHNPDYFYDKNPLKSSPIGAIGFELWSISDKIYFDNVIITDDEVHAEKWSELTWLLKKKNLSHESESVFGAVIRYTNENPWLWAVYVVVIAVTVVLIVITCCTSSKEKSSVNELSKKTDEPVPDVEPEVSDEEQEADTKDEEVDSKSADDDEENVDVETDQTNEDQVPSSPRKRRTRKD, translated from the exons ATGGCCAAAATTAAACTACTGGCATGTATAGCGGTGCTAGTTGTGCAATTGACATTTGGCGAAGAAGAACCACCA AGTGATGTTAGCGTAGAATCAGTGCCTTACACTAGCCCAACTTTAACTAAAGAAGGCGTGTACCTGGCCGAACATTTCGACAATCCATTGTCATTAGGTAAAAAATGGATCAAATCTAATTCCAAGAAGCCAGATGTTGATGAGGAATTAGCTCAATATGATG gtaaatgGAGTATTGATGAGTTAGAAAGATTCCCACTGAAAGGTGACAGAGGTCTAGTTTTAGCATCAGAGAGTCGTCATGCTGCTATTTCATCAAAACTTGACAAACCATTCAAGTTTGACAGTGGAAAAACTCTAGTTGTTCAGTATGAAGTAGCGTTTCAAAAACCACATACTTGTGGTGGAGCATATTTAAAGTTGCTTACTGAAGGTCCTCATGTTAAGGATTTAACTCAGTTCAATGATAAAACTCCATATTCAATTATGTTTGGCCCAGATAAGTGTGGACCAACTTCCAAagtgcattttataattagacaTAAAAATCCTAGGAAcaatacaataactgaaaaacactgtttaaaattaaaaacagaagAGACCGTATTTACTGACCATCAACCTCATTTGTTTACCTTAGTTGTTAAACCAGACAATTCATATTCATTCTTTTTAGACCAAGaa ttGCAATATGAAGGAGATTTATTATCAGAAGATGATTTTAATCCGCCAATTAACCCACCAAAAGAGATAGTTGATAAGAATGATTTAAAACCTGACGATTGGGATGAAAGAAGTAAAATTCCTGATGAAAGTGCTGTTAAACCAGATGATTGGGATGAAAGTGAACCTGAAAGTATTCCTGATGAATCCTCTTCTATGCCAGATGATTGGTTGGAAGAAGAACCCACTCACATACCTGATACTGCCGCAGTTAAACCTACTGATTG ggaTAATGATATGGATGGAGAATGGGAACCacctttaattaataatccaaAATGTGAAGATCGCTCTGGTTGTGGACCTTGGTCAAGACCATTAATGAAAAATCCCAAGTTCAAAGGCAAATGGAAGCAGCCATTAATAGACAATCCAAACTACCGTGGAAAGTGGACTCCTCGACTCATACATAATCCCGATtacttttatgataaaaatccaCTTAAATCTTCACCTATT ggtgCTATTGGTTTTGAATTATGGTCTATTTcagacaaaatttattttgataatgtcATAATAACAGATGATGAGGTACATGCTGAAAAATGGTCAGAATTAACATGGTTGCTGAAAAAGAAGAATTTATCACACGAATcg GAAAGCGTATTTGGAGCTGTAATTAGATATACCAATGAAAACCCTTGGTTGTGGGCCGTGTATGTTGTAGTTATTGCTGTGACTGTCGTACTAATAGTTATTACCTGCTGCACTTcatcaaaa GAAAAATCTTCTGTAAATGAATTGAGTAAAAAAACTGATGAACCTGTACCTGATGTAGAACCAGAAGTATCTGATGAAGAACAAGAAGCAGATACAAAAGATGAAGAAGTTGATAGTAAAAGTGCTGATGATGATGAAGAAAAT gtTGATGTAGAGACTGATCAAACTAATGAAGATCAAGTACCATCCTCTCCAAGAAAGCGCAGAACAAGAAAAGACTGA
- the LOC113549710 gene encoding probable splicing factor, arginine/serine-rich 7 — translation MTASTDTASALPTTKVIQVTNIAPQATKDQMQTLFGCIGKIEDIRLYPQIRDVSVPVQSRICYVKYFDSLCVAVAQHLTNTVFIDRALIVTPYQSSVGDIPDEYRALDIANQANIVPGLYPSDPKLPAHVVNQIEGIPPNQVIVTNDPVLASNGLPPYPQLPITYDSRRIEEIRRTLVAISVDENVTDDELIGFFQKAGDVKYVRWCSRENDITRYALVEYSEQASVIAGLKLNGVQLGSRPVQVTHATQAIAKPMAKSNEAAQREIEEAMTRVKEAQSLISAAIDPVIGILSKDKKHGHSHRRSRSRSHGRSRRRSSSRSRRGHSRSRRRRSRSRSKRRSRSRKRYRSRDRRSRDRKRSRSRKKSRSRDRKRKSSRDRRRSRSKSKSRRRSRSRSHKKDKKYSSKRKEDKSEKRKEKDKKKENTPPIVPEIEKKNKSATPDKEKSRSATPPRSNSRSPRSSSKSPRRSSSSGRGKASEPVKSRSSSHIRRTLSPKRSRTRTPLRKRISRSPRRSRTPKKRTRKSNSSQRRTRKRSASRHKSRSPIEKRHRRTRSSIRRSPSPRSPPPRRVTRTPSKSPQSPARSVSRSPPVRSKRSASDNRKRSESTSRKRSLSVDRSRRSMSIDHKSRSESKSRSHTPGSARSRSPGWRKSESTSPPPNRRSTS, via the coding sequence ATGACGGCTAGCACGGACACAGCTTCGGCTTTGCCCACCACAAAGGTGATACAGGTAACGAACATTGCACCACAAGCCACCAAAGATCAAATGCAAACATTGTTCGGCTGCATTGGCAAAATCGAGGATATAAGGTTGTATCCGCAGATACGTGACGTATCTGTACCCGTCCAGTCTCGTATATGTTACGTCAAGTATTTCGACTCGCTTTGCGTAGCCGTCGCTCAACATCTCACTAACACTGTGTTCATTGACCGAGCACTCATTGTCACACCCTATCAATCTTCAGTTGGTGACATACCAGATGAATACAGGGCACTGGACATTGCCAACCAAGCGAACATTGTTCCAGGATTGTATCCTTCTGATCCTAAACTACCAGCACACGTCGTCAATCAAATCGAAGGGATCCCTCCAAATCAGGTTATTGTCACAAACGATCCGGTATTGGCGTCCAATGGCTTACCACCTTACCCACAATTGCCAATCACTTATGATTCTAGACGAATTGAAGAAATTAGACGTACGTTAGTTGCTATTAGTGTGGATGAGAACGTAACTGATGATGAGCTTATAGGTTTTTTCCAAAAAGCTGGCGATGTCAAGTATGTTAGATGGTGTAGTAGAGAAAACGATATCACTCGTTATGCTCTTGTTGAGTACTCTGAACAAGCTAGTGTTATAGCTGGATTGAAACTCAATGGAGTTCAACTTGGTTCCCGCCCAGTTCAAGTAACACATGCCACTCAGGCAATTGCTAAACCAATGGCCAAAAGTAATGAAGCAGCTCAAAGAGAAATTGAAGAAGCTATGACTCGAGTTAAAGAAGCTCAAAGTTTGATTTCCGCAGCTATTGATCCTGTCATTGGGATCTTATCTAAAGACAAAAAACATGGTCATTCTCATCGTAGATCACGGTCTAGATCACACGGTAGGAGTCGTCGTAGATCATCATCTAGATCACGTAGAGGACATTCACGTTCTCGTAGAAGACGATCAAGATCACGTTCCAAAAGACGCTCTAGATCAAGGAAAAGATATAGAAGTAGAGATCGACGTTCAAGAGATAGAAAAAGATCACGGTCCAGGAAAAAGTCAAGGTCTAGAGATAGAAAACGCAAATCATCAAGAGATAGACGAAGATCAAGATCTAAATCTAAGTCTAGACGTCGTTCAAGATCTAGAAGTCATAAAAAAGATAAGAAATATTCTTCTAAACGAAAAGAAGATAAATCAGAAAAACGAAAAGAAAAAGATAAAAAGAAAGAGAATACCCCGCCTATTGTACCAgaaattgagaaaaaaaataaatctgctACGCCTGATAAAGAGAAATCTAGGTCAGCAACACCACCCAGAAGTAATTCTAGAAGCCCAAGATCATCAAGTAAATCGCCAAGGAGAAGTAGTTCATCTGGTAGAGGAAAGGCATCTGAACCAGTCAAAAGCCGTTCGTCTAGTCATATTAGACGTACATTGTCTCCAAAAAGATCTAGGACAAGAACTCCTCTTCGTAAGCGAATTAGCAGATCTCCTCGTAGAAGTCGAACACCTAAAAAACGTACTAGGAAATCAAATTCATCTCAAAGACGTACTCGAAAACGTAGTGCAAGTCGTCATAAGTCACGTTCACCTATCGAAAAAAGACATAGACGTACCCGTTCATCTATACGTAGATCTCCATCTCCCAGATCACCCCCTCCTAGAAGAGTTACTAGAACTCCATCTAAAAGTCCTCAGTCCCCTGCTAGATCTGTATCCAGGTCACCACCAGTTAGGAGTAAGAGAAGTGCATCTGATAACAGAAAAAGAAGTGAATCAACAAGCCGAAAAAGAAGCTTGTCAGTAGATAGAAGCCGAAGGAGTATGTCAATTGATCATAAATCCCGGTCAGAAAGTAAAAGTAGAAGTCATACTCCTGGTTCAGCTAGGAGTAGGTCACCTGGATGGAGAAAAAGCGAATCAACATCGCCACCACCAAATAGACGAAGTACTTCTTAA